Proteins co-encoded in one Synergistes jonesii genomic window:
- a CDS encoding acetyltransferase: protein MGKKNKEIYLIGAGGHAKVIIALLDELGMSCPAIYDDAERLQGTKFCGIPIAGPVSALPDRGDVSAVIAIGVNETRRRISSAFKNVSWAALVHPHSWVHASVSIGRGSVVFAGSVIQPGSVIGAHTIVNTSVSIDHDCRVGDFCHIAPGCHIAGGVRIGDNVFCGIGSCVTQYLSVCGDIVIGAGAAVTRDLTEPGIYVGLPAKRRA from the coding sequence ATGGGAAAAAAGAATAAAGAAATATATCTTATAGGGGCCGGCGGGCACGCGAAGGTGATAATCGCGCTGCTTGACGAGCTCGGCATGAGCTGCCCGGCGATATACGACGACGCTGAAAGGCTGCAGGGCACGAAGTTCTGTGGGATCCCGATCGCAGGCCCTGTATCCGCGCTGCCCGACCGCGGGGACGTCTCCGCCGTGATCGCGATAGGCGTCAACGAAACGCGCCGTCGCATAAGCAGCGCGTTCAAAAACGTTTCATGGGCCGCCCTCGTGCACCCTCACAGCTGGGTGCACGCTTCGGTGTCGATCGGACGCGGCTCCGTCGTATTCGCCGGCTCGGTCATTCAGCCGGGCAGCGTCATCGGAGCGCATACGATAGTAAACACCTCAGTATCGATAGACCACGACTGCCGCGTCGGCGATTTCTGCCACATCGCGCCCGGCTGCCATATAGCAGGAGGCGTGCGCATCGGCGACAACGTATTCTGCGGCATCGGCTCCTGTGTTACTCAATATCTCTCCGTCTGCGGCGACATCGTCATAGGAGCGGGCGCGGCCGTGACGAGGGATCTGACGGAGCCCGGCATCTACGTCGGACTGCCCGCTAAGCGCCGTGCCTAA
- a CDS encoding glycosyltransferase, whose product MPKLLIAATAALTLRSFLLPHARRMREEGWTVDGAARGILEDEACKGAFDSRFEVEWVRDPRDALSLARSYRRIRQIVRAGRYDIVHVHTPVAAAVTRFALKNFGAAERPKAIYTAHGFHFFSGAPLKNWLLFYPVEKYLSRFTELLITINAEDYVRARGFAAKRVEYLPGVGVDVARFRDCREAADRSALGVPEGAYMLLSAGELNANKNHAEVLRALARIGDREIHYVIAGDGPLRAELRSRAAELGVGAQLHLAGYRHDMPELYRSADCFVLPSKREGLPVALMEAAASGLPLICSRIRGSVDVAAKYPDCRLYESGDTDALAALLRVRPKRGENGTHSLPEEIFGLRAATETSARLYKELLGS is encoded by the coding sequence GTGCCTAAACTGCTGATCGCCGCGACCGCGGCGCTGACGCTCAGAAGCTTCCTGCTGCCGCACGCGCGGCGCATGAGAGAAGAGGGCTGGACCGTCGACGGGGCGGCGCGCGGAATCCTGGAAGACGAAGCGTGCAAAGGGGCCTTTGATTCCCGCTTCGAAGTAGAATGGGTCAGGGACCCGCGCGACGCGCTGAGTTTGGCGCGCTCCTACCGCAGGATACGGCAGATCGTCCGCGCCGGCCGCTACGATATAGTTCACGTGCACACGCCGGTGGCCGCGGCGGTGACGCGCTTCGCGCTGAAAAACTTCGGCGCCGCCGAACGCCCGAAGGCCATATACACGGCGCACGGCTTTCACTTTTTCAGCGGCGCGCCGCTGAAAAACTGGCTGCTCTTCTACCCCGTCGAAAAATACCTGTCGCGCTTCACAGAGCTGCTCATCACGATAAATGCGGAGGACTATGTGCGCGCTCGCGGCTTTGCCGCAAAGCGCGTCGAATATCTGCCGGGCGTCGGCGTCGACGTCGCGCGCTTCCGGGACTGTCGCGAGGCGGCCGACCGCAGCGCGCTCGGCGTGCCGGAAGGCGCTTACATGCTGCTCTCCGCCGGCGAGCTCAACGCCAACAAAAACCACGCCGAAGTGCTGCGCGCCCTTGCACGGATCGGCGACAGAGAGATACACTACGTGATCGCCGGCGACGGTCCGCTGCGCGCCGAGCTGCGGAGCCGCGCCGCCGAGCTCGGCGTCGGCGCTCAGCTGCACTTAGCCGGCTACAGGCACGACATGCCGGAACTTTACAGATCCGCCGACTGCTTCGTCCTCCCGTCGAAGCGCGAAGGGCTGCCCGTCGCGCTGATGGAAGCCGCGGCGTCCGGCCTGCCGCTTATCTGTTCGCGCATCCGCGGCAGCGTCGACGTCGCCGCGAAATATCCCGACTGCCGCCTGTATGAGAGCGGCGACACAGATGCTTTAGCCGCGTTGCTGCGCGTCCGCCCGAAACGCGGCGAAAACGGAACGCACAGCCTGCCGGAGGAGATATTCGGCCTCCGCGCGGCGACGGAAACCTCCGCGCGGCTCTATAAAGAGCTGCTTGGAAGCTGA
- a CDS encoding glycosyltransferase family protein, producing MKEIFFIKTGKAYLPEIEGYGRAFTKKGFSCGVISPEEVARRDSANSAFWFFMGFYPHKIVSKGFVVHDYRSLSTGSMRGPKDFLKRAFQPKPSLRVFLNENVKKRMNFKDSVPSCLIDMGVDFPQWGAEKGRDVIYDYVYVGDVSKDRGIDRLLAWFAKTGGGKRLLLVGRCDEELRGAYGSPNIIFAGKVERERVYEYLMQSGTGISYVPRGMPYDLQTSTKMLEYAWCGLNILANDSPSNILTAKKLSFECSRTRDPILGLKIVNTGTGSIRGKLSWDKIIDDSGLFKHLRP from the coding sequence GTGAAGGAGATATTTTTTATAAAAACGGGCAAGGCCTATCTGCCGGAGATAGAGGGATATGGCCGCGCATTTACGAAAAAAGGCTTCTCCTGCGGCGTCATAAGCCCCGAGGAAGTCGCGCGTCGCGACAGCGCGAACAGCGCATTCTGGTTCTTCATGGGCTTTTATCCGCACAAAATCGTCTCAAAGGGCTTTGTCGTGCACGATTACCGTTCTTTGTCCACAGGAAGCATGCGCGGACCGAAAGATTTTTTGAAGCGCGCCTTCCAGCCGAAGCCGTCGCTGAGGGTCTTTCTCAACGAAAACGTAAAAAAACGCATGAACTTCAAGGACAGCGTTCCATCTTGCCTGATCGATATGGGGGTCGATTTCCCGCAGTGGGGTGCAGAAAAGGGGAGGGACGTCATATACGACTACGTTTATGTCGGCGACGTTTCAAAAGATAGAGGCATAGACCGTCTGCTCGCATGGTTTGCAAAGACCGGCGGCGGCAAAAGGCTGCTTCTTGTCGGGCGCTGCGACGAAGAGCTGCGCGGCGCTTACGGCAGCCCCAACATCATATTTGCCGGAAAGGTGGAGAGGGAGCGCGTCTATGAATACCTTATGCAAAGCGGGACCGGCATCTCCTATGTTCCGCGCGGGATGCCCTATGACCTGCAAACCAGCACGAAGATGCTCGAATACGCTTGGTGCGGCCTAAATATATTAGCGAACGACTCCCCCTCGAACATACTCACGGCGAAAAAGCTCAGCTTTGAATGCAGCAGGACGAGAGACCCAATTCTCGGGCTTAAGATAGTCAATACGGGGACAGGGAGCATCCGCGGCAAGCTTTCATGGGATAAGATTATCGACGATTCCGGCCTCTTCAAGCACCTTAGACCGTGA
- a CDS encoding lipopolysaccharide biosynthesis protein, giving the protein MRGTSYIRTFPAPVAASLALMAMSVVEKGLILITSPLYTRLLTQSEFGAVSVFISWQTLLGVVAMFCLHGGVFNNGMLDYEEDRDRYSWSLLVLSNVITLICFFALLALRPFLRTWFNLGLPLVCLMFAMFFTQPAFNFWMARQRFEYKYKLLAAVVIGSAFLSPLAAVACILAFPGHRVYARLFGGESVLICVYCAYYFYLGKKAGWKVKFSYWKQAFLFNLPLIPHYLSGYALNSADRIMIANFAGDSAAARYSVAYTVALAATVVWNAINASLIPYTYEKCRKGDYAAIYNITNPIVLIYACLCGGLILIVPELIMIMAPSSYYEGIFIVPPIVGGVFFMSLYSVFANVVYYYRRPRYVMYASVSAATLNVILNYIFIPRFGYMAAAYTTLFCYIVQAALDYLALKKVTKASVCNMRLLLAFCAAMVAVSLFSGTLYYHNLLRYSLIALSVLAALLMRRRIVGAILAVRESN; this is encoded by the coding sequence ATGCGCGGAACATCGTACATCAGAACGTTTCCGGCCCCCGTGGCGGCTTCGCTGGCCTTAATGGCCATGAGCGTCGTAGAAAAGGGGCTCATCCTGATAACAAGCCCGCTCTACACGCGACTGCTGACACAGAGCGAATTCGGTGCCGTCTCCGTCTTTATCTCCTGGCAGACGCTTCTCGGCGTCGTCGCGATGTTCTGCCTTCACGGCGGCGTCTTCAACAACGGGATGCTCGACTACGAAGAGGACCGCGACCGCTATTCATGGTCGCTGCTCGTGCTCTCGAATGTAATCACGCTTATCTGTTTCTTCGCGCTGCTCGCGCTGCGGCCGTTCCTGCGCACGTGGTTCAACCTCGGCTTGCCGCTCGTTTGTCTGATGTTCGCGATGTTCTTCACGCAGCCGGCCTTCAACTTCTGGATGGCGCGGCAGCGCTTCGAGTACAAATACAAGCTGCTGGCCGCCGTAGTCATAGGCTCGGCTTTCCTCTCTCCGCTGGCCGCCGTCGCCTGCATTCTCGCTTTTCCGGGGCACCGCGTTTACGCGCGCCTCTTCGGCGGCGAAAGCGTGCTCATATGCGTTTACTGCGCATACTATTTTTATCTGGGGAAGAAAGCGGGCTGGAAAGTAAAATTTTCATACTGGAAACAGGCCTTTCTCTTCAACCTGCCGCTTATTCCGCACTACCTTTCCGGATACGCGCTGAACAGTGCGGACAGGATAATGATAGCGAACTTTGCAGGCGACAGCGCCGCGGCGCGCTACAGCGTCGCCTATACCGTCGCGCTCGCGGCTACGGTGGTCTGGAACGCGATCAACGCCTCGCTGATCCCGTACACCTATGAGAAATGCCGCAAGGGAGATTACGCCGCGATCTACAATATCACGAACCCGATCGTTCTCATTTACGCATGTCTCTGCGGAGGGCTGATCCTGATAGTTCCCGAACTGATCATGATCATGGCGCCGTCCAGCTACTATGAAGGGATATTTATCGTGCCTCCTATTGTCGGCGGTGTCTTTTTCATGTCGCTCTATTCTGTTTTCGCGAACGTCGTCTACTACTACAGAAGGCCGCGCTATGTCATGTACGCCAGCGTGAGCGCCGCCACGCTTAACGTGATCCTCAACTATATTTTCATTCCCCGCTTCGGCTACATGGCCGCGGCTTATACCACGCTTTTCTGCTACATCGTGCAGGCCGCGCTCGACTATCTCGCGCTGAAAAAGGTGACGAAAGCGAGCGTCTGCAATATGCGTTTGCTGCTGGCGTTCTGCGCGGCGATGGTCGCGGTTTCGCTTTTTTCAGGTACGCTTTATTATCATAATCTGTTAAGATACAGTCTGATAGCGTTGTCCGTCCTCGCGGCGCTTCTTATGCGGCGCAGGATCGTCGGGGCTATACTGGCTGTAAGGGAAAGCAATTAG